Proteins encoded in a region of the Vitis riparia cultivar Riparia Gloire de Montpellier isolate 1030 chromosome 7, EGFV_Vit.rip_1.0, whole genome shotgun sequence genome:
- the LOC117919274 gene encoding kinesin-like protein KIN-14R isoform X1 has protein sequence MEEIQFNTFHQDPETLFSNPSVSRGFDWEKDGLLNQENKDSHMDEDGESLVDFMICDSGSRLIPTGFKRSDCAEEVVIFVNAGDETSREADSNMKFLADTFFQGGDVLRTEECITEGGDCPFIYQSARLGNFSYRFENLHPGDYFVDLHFVEIINTDGPKGMRVFNVFVQEEKVLSDFDIFSIVGANKPVQLVDLRVPVKEDGLIVIRFEGVNGSPMVSGICIRKAPMLSVPPASPEYLICNHCSAEIEVSPVQKKLKQTKFTVKYEKKIEELTMQCQRKTDECYEAWMSLTAANEQLEKVRMELDNKLFQTYSLDQTVEKQAEKLRHISSKYEHDKKVWVAALNDLDDKIKMMKQEHSQLSREAHECADSIPELNQMVVAVQALVAQCEDFKMKYIEEQTKRKKLYNQVQEAKGNIRVFCRCRPFRKEELSAGSATVVDLDGAKDGDLGILTGGSTRKNFKFDRVYTPKDDQVDVFADASPMVISVLDGYNVCIFAYGQTGTGKTFTMEGTQQNRGVNYRTLEELFKVAEERSDTFTYSLSVSVLEVYNEQIRDLLATSPASKKLEIKQSSEGFHHVPGIVEAKVENIKEVWKVLQAGSNARAVGSNNVNEHSSRSHCMLCIMVKAKNLMNGDCTKSKLWLVDLAGSERLAKTDVQGERLKEAQNINRSLSALGDVISALATKSSHVPYRNSKLTHLLQDSLGGDSKTLMFVQISPSEHDLGETLSSLNFASRVRGVELGPAKRQIDTGELQKMKTMLDKARQESRSKDESLRKLEESLQHLEGKARGKDQIYKTQQEKIKELEGQLELKTSLHGQSEKQISQLSERLKGREEVCSSLQHKVKDLESKLKEQVKESESHSFILQQKIKELDRKLKDQEQSSEAASSLQQKVNELERKLREQEESSEVAALLHLKIKELEEKLREQEQQAECLTYQDCASVSRATPVEVKPRVRDEFMSDVEPNILRNSNTMNRPMSQGSTFLRGTDSLSDKRKRREFRSTEMENNTIVSNSSNDNRTRQSDPPKPFARLTKTVKPVGAANRRPSLTHSKTSRDQVQGIKERDTKKRIWSR, from the exons ATGGAGGAGATTCAATTCAACACTTTTCACCAAGATCCAGAAACTCTATTTTCAAATCCCTCGGTTTCAAGGGGTTTTGACTGGGAGAAGGACGGACTCttgaatcaagaaaataaagattccCATATGGATGAAGACGGTGAATCTTTGGTTGATTTTATGATTTGCGACTCGGGTTCAAGACTAATTCCAACTGGATTTAAGAGATCGGATTGCGcgg AGGAAGTTGTCATATTTGTAAATGCTGGAGATGAGACTTCAAGAGAAGCGGATTCCAATATGAAATTTTTAGCTGACACCTTTTTCCAAGGAGGGGATGTTTTACGAACTGAAGAGTGCATAACTGAGGGTGGTGACTGTCCATTCATTTATCAGTCTGCACGATTGGGGAACTTTTCTTATCGGTTTGAAAATCTTCATCCAGGCGACTATTTTGTTGACCTTCATTTTGTAGAGATCATAAACACAGATGGACCTAAAGGGATGCGAGTATTCAATGTATTCGTGCAGGAAGAGAAG GTCTTGTCAGACTTTGATATCTTCTCCATTGTTGGAGCCAATAAACCAGTACAGTTAGTTGACTTGAGGGTCCCTGTCAAGGAGGATGGCTTAATCGTTATAAGGTTCGAAGGGGTCAATGGAAGCCCCATGGTCAGTGGGATTTGCATAAGGAAAGCACCAATGTTGTCAG TTCCTCCAGCTTCACCTGAATATCTCATATGTAACCACTGTTCGGCTGAGATAGAAGTTTCTCCGGTTCAG AAGAAACTTAAGCAAACAAAATTTACagttaaatatgagaaaaagatAGAAGAACTCACTATGCAGTGCCAGCGCAAGACAGATGAGTGCTATGAGGCTTGGATGTCTTTGACAGCAGCAAATGAGCAACTTGAGAAGGTCAGGATGGAACTTGACAATAAGTTGTTCCAGACATACTCTCTAG ATCAAACTGTGGAGAAGCAAGCTGAAAAGCTGAGGCATATTTCCAGTAAGTATGAGCATGATAAGAAGGTCTGGGTTGCTGCACTTAATGACTTGGATGATAAAATAAAG ATGATGAAACAAGAGCATTCTCAGCTTTCTCGTGAAGCACATGAGTGTGCTGATTCCATTCCTGAGTTGAATCAAATGGTTGTTGCTGTTCAGGCATTAG TTGCACAGTGTGAGGATTTCAAAATGAAGTACATTGAAGAACAAACAAAGAGAAAGAAGCTGTATAACCAAGTCCAAGAGGCAAAAG GTAATATCAGGGTCTTTTGCCGGTGCCGTCCATTCAGAAAGGAGGAGCTATCAGCTGGGTCTGCAACAGTTGTAGACTTGGATGGTGCTAAGGATGGGGATCTTGGGATTCTGACTGGTGGTTCCACCAGAAAGAACTTCAAATTTGACCGCGTTTACACACCAAAAGATGACCAGG TTGATGTGTTTGCGGATGCTTCACCAATGGTGATTTCAGTGTTAGATGGATACAATGTCTGTATATTTGCATATGGGCAAACAGGCACAGGAAAGACATTTACGATGGAGGGTACTCAGCAGAACAGGGGAGTCAACTATAGGACTCTTGAGGAGTTGTTCAAAGTTGCTGAGGAAAGGAGTGATACTTTCACTTATAGCTTGTCTGTTAGTGTGCTTGAAGTCTACAATGAGCAGATTAGGGACTTGCTGGCTACCTCGCCAGCATCAAAAAA GTTGGAGATAAAGCAATCTTCTGAAGGTTTTCATCATGTCCCGGGGATTGTGGAGGCCAAAGTGGAGAACATTAAAGAAGTCTGGAAAGTCCTGCAGGCTGGAAGCAATGCTAGGGCAGTTGGATCCAATAACGTGAATGAGCACAGCAGCCGATCACACTG CATGCTTTGTATAATGGTGAAAGCAAAAAACTTGATGAATGGCGACTGTACAAAGAGCAAGCTTTGGCTTGTGGATTTGGCTGGCAGTGAAAGGCTTGCAAAGACCGATGTGCAAGGGGAGCGGCTCAAGGAAGCTCAAAACATCAATAGATCACTTTCAGCTCTTGGAGATGTCATATCTGCTTTAGCAACTAAAAGCAGTCATGTTCCATATAG GAACTCCAAGCTGACACATCTACTTCAAGATTCATTAG GGGGTGACTCCAAAACTTTAATGTTCGTGCAAATTAGCCCTTCAGAGCATGACCTGGGAGAGACTTTGAGTTCATTGAACTTTGCATCTCGGGTTCGAGGGGTTGAGTTGGGTCCTGCAAAGCGGCAGATTGATACAGGTGAACTTCAAAAGATGAAAACAATG CTTGATAAAGCAAGGCAAGAATCTAGATCCAAAGACGAATCATTGAGGAAACTAGAAGAGAGCCTACAACATTTGGAAGGCAAGGCAAGAGGCAAAGATCAGATTTATAAAACCCAACAGGAAAAGATCAAAGAACTTGAAGGCCAGCTTGAGTTGAAGACATCATTACATGGCCAGTCAGAGAAGCAAATCTCACAACTCTCGGAAAGATTGAAGGGGAGAGAGGAAGTTTGCTCCAGTCTTCAACACAAG GTAAAAGATCTTGAAAGCAAATTGAAAGAACAAGTGAAAGAGTCTGAGTCTCATTCCTTTATCCTCCAACAGAAG ATCAAGGAGCTGGACAGAAAACTGAAAGACCAGGAACAGAGCTCAGAAGCCGCCTCCTCACTTCAGCAAAAG GTCAATGAACTGGAGAGAAAACTGAGAGAGCAGGAAGAGAGCTCAGAGGTGGCTGCCTTGCTTCACCTAAag ATTAAGGAGCTTGAAGAAAAGTTGAGAGAACAAGAACAACAGGCAGAATGTTTGACATATCAAGATTGTGCCAGTGTGTCAAGGGCCACTCCTGTTGAAGTAAAACCACGTGTAAGAGATGAATTCATGAGTGACGTTGAGCCTAACATTCTAAGGAATTCAAACACAATGAACCGCCCAATGAGTCAGGGTTCTACTTTCCTTAGAGGAACTGACTCTCTCAGTGACAAAAGAAAGAGACGAGAATTCAGAAGTACCGAAATGGAAAACAATACAATtgtatcaaattcttcaaatgaTAATAGGACTAGGCAATCTGACCCACCCAAACCATTTGCAAGGTTGACGAAGACAGTGAAGCCAGTCGGTGCTGCTAATAGACGACCGTCTCTCACTCACAGCAAGACCAGTAGAGATCAGGTTCAAGGAATCAAAGAGAGGGATACCAAGAAAAGGATTTGGTCAAGATAG
- the LOC117919274 gene encoding kinesin-like protein KIN-14R isoform X2 — translation MEEIQFNTFHQDPETLFSNPSVSRGFDWEKDGLLNQENKDSHMDEDGESLVDFMICDSGSRLIPTGFKRSDCAEEVVIFVNAGDETSREADSNMKFLADTFFQGGDVLRTEECITEGGDCPFIYQSARLGNFSYRFENLHPGDYFVDLHFVEIINTDGPKGMRVFNVFVQEEKVLSDFDIFSIVGANKPVQLVDLRVPVKEDGLIVIRFEGVNGSPMVSGICIRKAPMLSVPPASPEYLICNHCSAEIEVSPVQKKLKQTKFTVKYEKKIEELTMQCQRKTDECYEAWMSLTAANEQLEKVRMELDNKLFQTYSLDQTVEKQAEKLRHISSKYEHDKKVWVAALNDLDDKIKMMKQEHSQLSREAHECADSIPELNQMVVAVQALVAQCEDFKMKYIEEQTKRKKLYNQVQEAKGNIRVFCRCRPFRKEELSAGSATVVDLDGAKDGDLGILTGGSTRKNFKFDRVYTPKDDQVDVFADASPMVISVLDGYNVCIFAYGQTGTGKTFTMEGTQQNRGVNYRTLEELFKVAEERSDTFTYSLSVSVLEVYNEQIRDLLATSPASKKLEIKQSSEGFHHVPGIVEAKVENIKEVWKVLQAGSNARAVGSNNVNEHSSRSHCMLCIMVKAKNLMNGDCTKSKLWLVDLAGSERLAKTDVQGERLKEAQNINRSLSALGDVISALATKSSHVPYRNSKLTHLLQDSLGGDSKTLMFVQISPSEHDLGETLSSLNFASRVRGVELGPAKRQIDTGELQKMKTMLDKARQESRSKDESLRKLEESLQHLEGKARGKDQIYKTQQEKIKELEGQLELKTSLHGQSEKQISQLSERLKGREEVCSSLQHKIKELDRKLKDQEQSSEAASSLQQKVNELERKLREQEESSEVAALLHLKIKELEEKLREQEQQAECLTYQDCASVSRATPVEVKPRVRDEFMSDVEPNILRNSNTMNRPMSQGSTFLRGTDSLSDKRKRREFRSTEMENNTIVSNSSNDNRTRQSDPPKPFARLTKTVKPVGAANRRPSLTHSKTSRDQVQGIKERDTKKRIWSR, via the exons ATGGAGGAGATTCAATTCAACACTTTTCACCAAGATCCAGAAACTCTATTTTCAAATCCCTCGGTTTCAAGGGGTTTTGACTGGGAGAAGGACGGACTCttgaatcaagaaaataaagattccCATATGGATGAAGACGGTGAATCTTTGGTTGATTTTATGATTTGCGACTCGGGTTCAAGACTAATTCCAACTGGATTTAAGAGATCGGATTGCGcgg AGGAAGTTGTCATATTTGTAAATGCTGGAGATGAGACTTCAAGAGAAGCGGATTCCAATATGAAATTTTTAGCTGACACCTTTTTCCAAGGAGGGGATGTTTTACGAACTGAAGAGTGCATAACTGAGGGTGGTGACTGTCCATTCATTTATCAGTCTGCACGATTGGGGAACTTTTCTTATCGGTTTGAAAATCTTCATCCAGGCGACTATTTTGTTGACCTTCATTTTGTAGAGATCATAAACACAGATGGACCTAAAGGGATGCGAGTATTCAATGTATTCGTGCAGGAAGAGAAG GTCTTGTCAGACTTTGATATCTTCTCCATTGTTGGAGCCAATAAACCAGTACAGTTAGTTGACTTGAGGGTCCCTGTCAAGGAGGATGGCTTAATCGTTATAAGGTTCGAAGGGGTCAATGGAAGCCCCATGGTCAGTGGGATTTGCATAAGGAAAGCACCAATGTTGTCAG TTCCTCCAGCTTCACCTGAATATCTCATATGTAACCACTGTTCGGCTGAGATAGAAGTTTCTCCGGTTCAG AAGAAACTTAAGCAAACAAAATTTACagttaaatatgagaaaaagatAGAAGAACTCACTATGCAGTGCCAGCGCAAGACAGATGAGTGCTATGAGGCTTGGATGTCTTTGACAGCAGCAAATGAGCAACTTGAGAAGGTCAGGATGGAACTTGACAATAAGTTGTTCCAGACATACTCTCTAG ATCAAACTGTGGAGAAGCAAGCTGAAAAGCTGAGGCATATTTCCAGTAAGTATGAGCATGATAAGAAGGTCTGGGTTGCTGCACTTAATGACTTGGATGATAAAATAAAG ATGATGAAACAAGAGCATTCTCAGCTTTCTCGTGAAGCACATGAGTGTGCTGATTCCATTCCTGAGTTGAATCAAATGGTTGTTGCTGTTCAGGCATTAG TTGCACAGTGTGAGGATTTCAAAATGAAGTACATTGAAGAACAAACAAAGAGAAAGAAGCTGTATAACCAAGTCCAAGAGGCAAAAG GTAATATCAGGGTCTTTTGCCGGTGCCGTCCATTCAGAAAGGAGGAGCTATCAGCTGGGTCTGCAACAGTTGTAGACTTGGATGGTGCTAAGGATGGGGATCTTGGGATTCTGACTGGTGGTTCCACCAGAAAGAACTTCAAATTTGACCGCGTTTACACACCAAAAGATGACCAGG TTGATGTGTTTGCGGATGCTTCACCAATGGTGATTTCAGTGTTAGATGGATACAATGTCTGTATATTTGCATATGGGCAAACAGGCACAGGAAAGACATTTACGATGGAGGGTACTCAGCAGAACAGGGGAGTCAACTATAGGACTCTTGAGGAGTTGTTCAAAGTTGCTGAGGAAAGGAGTGATACTTTCACTTATAGCTTGTCTGTTAGTGTGCTTGAAGTCTACAATGAGCAGATTAGGGACTTGCTGGCTACCTCGCCAGCATCAAAAAA GTTGGAGATAAAGCAATCTTCTGAAGGTTTTCATCATGTCCCGGGGATTGTGGAGGCCAAAGTGGAGAACATTAAAGAAGTCTGGAAAGTCCTGCAGGCTGGAAGCAATGCTAGGGCAGTTGGATCCAATAACGTGAATGAGCACAGCAGCCGATCACACTG CATGCTTTGTATAATGGTGAAAGCAAAAAACTTGATGAATGGCGACTGTACAAAGAGCAAGCTTTGGCTTGTGGATTTGGCTGGCAGTGAAAGGCTTGCAAAGACCGATGTGCAAGGGGAGCGGCTCAAGGAAGCTCAAAACATCAATAGATCACTTTCAGCTCTTGGAGATGTCATATCTGCTTTAGCAACTAAAAGCAGTCATGTTCCATATAG GAACTCCAAGCTGACACATCTACTTCAAGATTCATTAG GGGGTGACTCCAAAACTTTAATGTTCGTGCAAATTAGCCCTTCAGAGCATGACCTGGGAGAGACTTTGAGTTCATTGAACTTTGCATCTCGGGTTCGAGGGGTTGAGTTGGGTCCTGCAAAGCGGCAGATTGATACAGGTGAACTTCAAAAGATGAAAACAATG CTTGATAAAGCAAGGCAAGAATCTAGATCCAAAGACGAATCATTGAGGAAACTAGAAGAGAGCCTACAACATTTGGAAGGCAAGGCAAGAGGCAAAGATCAGATTTATAAAACCCAACAGGAAAAGATCAAAGAACTTGAAGGCCAGCTTGAGTTGAAGACATCATTACATGGCCAGTCAGAGAAGCAAATCTCACAACTCTCGGAAAGATTGAAGGGGAGAGAGGAAGTTTGCTCCAGTCTTCAACACAAG ATCAAGGAGCTGGACAGAAAACTGAAAGACCAGGAACAGAGCTCAGAAGCCGCCTCCTCACTTCAGCAAAAG GTCAATGAACTGGAGAGAAAACTGAGAGAGCAGGAAGAGAGCTCAGAGGTGGCTGCCTTGCTTCACCTAAag ATTAAGGAGCTTGAAGAAAAGTTGAGAGAACAAGAACAACAGGCAGAATGTTTGACATATCAAGATTGTGCCAGTGTGTCAAGGGCCACTCCTGTTGAAGTAAAACCACGTGTAAGAGATGAATTCATGAGTGACGTTGAGCCTAACATTCTAAGGAATTCAAACACAATGAACCGCCCAATGAGTCAGGGTTCTACTTTCCTTAGAGGAACTGACTCTCTCAGTGACAAAAGAAAGAGACGAGAATTCAGAAGTACCGAAATGGAAAACAATACAATtgtatcaaattcttcaaatgaTAATAGGACTAGGCAATCTGACCCACCCAAACCATTTGCAAGGTTGACGAAGACAGTGAAGCCAGTCGGTGCTGCTAATAGACGACCGTCTCTCACTCACAGCAAGACCAGTAGAGATCAGGTTCAAGGAATCAAAGAGAGGGATACCAAGAAAAGGATTTGGTCAAGATAG
- the LOC117917796 gene encoding dof zinc finger protein DOF5.7-like encodes MMSPDDIPANPVSKDETQGSGGRKTGAHRPPDQVLKCPRCDSPNTKFCYYNNYSLTQPRHFCKTCRRYWTKGGALRNVPIGGGCRKNKKIKSSSRLSGDSKDVGASSEMGGLKFFHGLSPAMDFQLGGLPFPRLHSSTPPVYNQFSSFGDISATSTASAAVSTPSCFSIDQPGSSSSLMGFNYPLPSVLKQGEGGGFGGAIQDMGSMNVHSSLASSIESLSSINQDLHWKLQQQRLAMLFGGENQKDSSVSSVPPENQNQKLQPILFQNLEISKPEVCAVGNSRKDSASGNPATEWFFDTYTPVTPTTTNTSTGGNGNDNTNHWNGIQAWSDLHQYSTLP; translated from the coding sequence ATGATGTCGCCGGATGATATTCCGGCAAATCCGGTCAGCAAAGATGAAACCCAAGGCTCCGGCGGCCGGAAAACGGGTGCTCACAGGCCTCCGGATCAAGTCCTCAAGTGCCCACGATGTGACTCACCCAACACAAAATTCTGCTACTACAACAATTACAGTCTTACACAGCCCAGACATTTCTGCAAGACATGTAGAAGGTACTGGACGAAAGGAGGAGCTCTACGCAACGTTCCGATTGGAGGCGGCTGCCGGAAAAACAAGAAGATAAAATCGTCTTCAAGGCTTTCTGGTGATTCGAAGGATGTCGGTGCATCTTCGGAGATGGGTGGATTGAAGTTCTTTCATGGTCTCTCTCCAGCCATGGATTTTCAGCTCGGTGGGCTTCCTTTTCCAAGGCTTCATTCGTCAACACCTCCTGTTTACAACCAGTTTTCATCATTTGGGGACATCTCAGCAACTTCTACTGCTTCTGCAGCTGTTTCTACTCCTTCTTGTTTCAGCATCGATCAACCCGGGAGCTCAAGTTCCTTGATGGGGTTCAATTATCCACTTCCTTCTGTTCTAAAACAAGGGGAGGGTGGTGGATTTGGAGGTGCAATTCAGGACATGGGTTCTATGAATGTTCACAGTAGTCTTGCATCTTCCATCGAGTCCTTGAGTTCCATAAACCAAGACCTGCACTGGAAATTACAGCAGCAGAGATTGGCGATGCTGTTTGGGGGAGAGAATCAGAAAGACAGCAGCGTTTCGTCTGTTCCTCCGGAAAATCAGAATCAAAAACTGCAACCCATTTTGTTTCAGAACCTGGAGATCTCAAAACCAGAAGTTTGCGCCGTTGGTAATTCAAGAAAGGACAGCGCCAGTGGCAACCCAGCAACTGAGTGGTTCTTTGACACCTACACACCAGTAACCCCCACCACTACAAACACTAGTACTGGCGGCAACGGCAACGATAACACAAACCACTGGAATGGAATTCAAGCTTGGAGCGATTTGCATCAGTACAGTACTTTGCCCTAG